Proteins co-encoded in one Klebsiella michiganensis genomic window:
- a CDS encoding hydrolase → MTFAQQLIDWRRELHRFPELSLEEVETTSRIRDWLQSADIRLLPYSLKTGVVVEIGQGEKAVALRADIDALPIEETSGVAFSSQNAGVMHACGHDVHSSVMLGAALLLKQNEAQLNGRVRILFQPAEERFGGATTLVKAGVLEGISAIFGMHNEPGLPVGTFATRGGPFYANVDRLVIQVRGKGAHAARPHEGKDAILLASQLVTLLQSITSREVNTLDSAVLSVTRIAGGNTWNVLPESVELEGTLRTHSASVREKVKARVIEIAAGLGRAFGAEIDVTWHLGPDALVNDARWAAFASEVAAAEGYATHQADLHLGGEDFAVYLQHIPGAFVSLGSDSRFGLHHPAFDPDERLIEPAARYFARLAQSALQQL, encoded by the coding sequence ATGACGTTTGCTCAGCAACTGATCGACTGGCGCCGCGAACTGCATCGGTTCCCGGAATTGTCCCTTGAAGAGGTGGAAACCACTTCGCGCATCCGGGACTGGCTGCAAAGCGCCGACATTCGCCTGCTTCCGTATTCGTTAAAAACCGGCGTAGTCGTGGAAATCGGCCAAGGGGAAAAGGCTGTTGCGCTGCGGGCCGATATCGACGCATTGCCGATTGAAGAAACCAGCGGCGTGGCCTTCAGCTCGCAAAATGCGGGGGTGATGCACGCCTGTGGGCATGACGTTCACAGCAGCGTGATGCTGGGCGCGGCGCTGCTGCTGAAGCAGAACGAAGCGCAGCTTAACGGGCGCGTGCGTATTCTGTTTCAGCCCGCGGAGGAGCGCTTCGGCGGGGCAACCACGCTGGTCAAGGCCGGCGTGCTGGAGGGGATCTCGGCCATTTTTGGCATGCATAATGAGCCTGGCCTGCCGGTCGGGACGTTTGCCACGCGCGGCGGCCCGTTTTATGCCAACGTTGATCGGCTGGTCATTCAGGTTCGCGGCAAAGGGGCACACGCGGCGCGTCCTCATGAAGGTAAAGACGCGATATTGCTTGCCAGCCAGTTGGTTACCCTGCTGCAAAGCATCACCAGCCGGGAGGTTAACACTCTGGATTCAGCGGTACTGAGCGTCACGCGCATTGCGGGCGGCAACACCTGGAACGTGCTGCCTGAAAGCGTTGAACTGGAAGGCACGCTGCGGACTCACAGCGCCAGCGTGAGAGAAAAGGTCAAAGCGCGCGTCATTGAGATTGCCGCGGGCCTTGGGCGCGCTTTTGGTGCGGAAATCGACGTGACCTGGCATCTGGGGCCCGATGCACTGGTCAACGATGCGCGCTGGGCGGCGTTTGCCAGCGAAGTCGCCGCCGCTGAAGGTTACGCCACGCATCAGGCCGATCTGCATCTGGGCGGCGAGGATTTTGCGGTTTATCTCCAGCATATTCCCGGCGCGTTTGTCAGCCTCGGCAGCGACAGCCGTTTCGGGCTTCATCATCCGGCCTTCGACCCAGATGAAAGACTGATTGAGCCGGCGGCACGCTATTTCGCGCGGTTAGCACAATCGGCGCTACAACAACTTTAA
- a CDS encoding acetyltransferase translates to MSEHFRVLSPEAPELQPIISGLFGEYAARYGDFFSRDAEVELTEWYLPPQGIFIVLEREGEIIATGAYKPYDQQTAEIKRIWTKSTLRKQGLAGRVVRELERLALQAGYSRVYLTTGFRQPEAVRLYLSEGYDPQFSLEVDPETFSQPPYDGRLRFTKILALESLSKTA, encoded by the coding sequence ATGAGCGAACATTTTCGCGTTTTGTCCCCGGAAGCGCCGGAACTTCAGCCGATCATTAGCGGCCTGTTTGGCGAATATGCCGCCCGCTACGGGGATTTTTTCTCGCGTGATGCCGAAGTTGAGCTCACCGAGTGGTATCTGCCGCCGCAGGGGATTTTCATCGTACTGGAGCGGGAGGGGGAAATTATTGCCACCGGCGCCTATAAGCCCTATGACCAGCAAACCGCCGAGATCAAACGTATCTGGACGAAAAGTACGCTGCGTAAACAGGGCCTGGCCGGCCGGGTTGTTCGCGAGCTGGAACGCCTTGCCCTGCAGGCCGGCTATAGCCGGGTCTATCTCACTACTGGATTCCGCCAGCCGGAGGCCGTCAGGCTTTATCTGAGCGAAGGCTATGATCCGCAGTTCAGCCTTGAAGTTGACCCCGAAACGTTCAGCCAGCCGCCCTACGATGGCCGACTGCGGTTCACCAAAATCTTAGCGCTGGAAAGCCTGAGTAAAACGGCCTGA
- a CDS encoding amino acid ABC transporter permease, with product MKTTETIKVVPARYPLRTVGALIALFVLAVVVQSVAFNPRWEWGVFAHWFFDPVILEGLGQTLLLTLLGTALSVVLGGLLALARLSSSWLLSSLAWSYIWLFRSLPLIVVLIVLYNFSYLYDTLSLGIPFTSIVWGSYDTINVLGQFSTAVVGLTLVQSAYTAEIVRGGFLGVDHGQYEAAAALGLPAWRRTLRIILPQALRTILPAGFNEIISLAKGTAMVYVLAMPELFYTIQMIYNRTQQVIPLLMVAAVWYLVITSVLSLIQYLVERSLARSERRSAINQARTARSAAPSSAPVSQEPVHANLS from the coding sequence ATGAAAACGACTGAAACCATTAAAGTGGTGCCCGCGCGTTATCCGCTGCGCACCGTTGGCGCCCTGATAGCACTGTTTGTGCTGGCGGTGGTGGTGCAATCCGTCGCGTTTAACCCTCGCTGGGAATGGGGTGTTTTTGCCCACTGGTTTTTTGACCCGGTCATCCTGGAGGGGTTGGGGCAAACGCTGTTGTTAACACTCCTGGGCACGGCGCTGAGCGTGGTACTTGGCGGCCTCCTCGCCCTGGCAAGACTCTCTTCTTCCTGGCTGTTGAGCAGCCTGGCCTGGAGTTACATCTGGCTGTTTCGCTCCCTGCCGCTGATTGTCGTGCTGATCGTGCTCTACAACTTCTCTTATCTGTACGACACGCTTTCGCTTGGCATTCCCTTCACCAGCATCGTCTGGGGTAGCTACGACACCATTAACGTGTTGGGGCAATTTTCGACGGCGGTGGTTGGGCTGACGCTGGTGCAAAGCGCCTACACCGCAGAGATCGTTCGCGGTGGTTTTCTGGGCGTGGACCACGGGCAATATGAAGCCGCTGCCGCGTTAGGCTTGCCCGCGTGGCGACGTACCTTGAGGATTATTCTGCCGCAGGCGCTACGCACGATCCTGCCCGCTGGCTTCAACGAAATCATCAGCCTCGCCAAAGGCACGGCGATGGTTTACGTGCTGGCGATGCCGGAGCTGTTTTACACCATCCAGATGATTTACAACCGCACGCAGCAGGTGATCCCGCTGCTGATGGTGGCGGCCGTTTGGTACCTGGTTATTACCAGCGTGCTCTCACTGATCCAATACCTGGTTGAACGCTCATTGGCCCGCAGCGAACGCCGCTCCGCCATCAATCAAGCGCGTACCGCCCGCAGCGCTGCGCCGTCCTCAGCCCCAGTTTCCCAGGAGCCGGTCCATGCCAACCTCTCATAA
- a CDS encoding transcriptional regulator SlyA (Transcription regulator that can both activate or repress expression), whose protein sequence is MKLESPSPLGSDLARLVRIWRALIDHRLKPLELTQTHWVTLHNIHQLPPDQSQIQLAKAIGIEQPSLVRTLDQLEEKGLISRKTCANDRRAKRIKLTEQAAPIIEKMEGVFNETRGEILSGITREEQTLLSSLIGRLEQNIIELQNRG, encoded by the coding sequence ATGAAATTGGAATCGCCATCGCCATTAGGATCGGATCTGGCCCGCCTGGTACGCATCTGGCGTGCGCTGATTGACCATCGCCTGAAACCTCTGGAATTGACACAGACACACTGGGTAACGCTGCATAATATTCATCAGCTGCCGCCAGATCAGTCACAGATTCAGTTGGCTAAAGCGATCGGCATTGAGCAGCCATCACTGGTTCGTACGCTCGATCAACTCGAAGAAAAAGGGTTAATCTCGCGTAAAACCTGTGCGAACGACCGTCGGGCAAAACGGATTAAATTGACCGAGCAGGCCGCACCTATCATTGAAAAAATGGAAGGCGTATTTAACGAAACGCGGGGAGAAATCCTGTCGGGTATTACTCGCGAAGAACAGACGCTGTTAAGCAGTCTGATCGGCCGGCTTGAGCAAAATATCATTGAACTGCAGAACCGGGGTTAA
- a CDS encoding ABC transporter substrate-binding protein, translating into MQKTSLLLAIALAWTPLAWANDVTINGTGVSLEANKAPINTAKNPQAIAQLPKDYRFAVPGKFTVAVAALNSPPLTVFSDDNKTLLGSEVDIARLVADSLGLELNVVPTSWEDWPLGVASGKYDAAISNITVTKERKEKFDFATYRKDSLGFYVKANSPIKSLTHAEDIAGLRIVVGSGTNQEAILLAWNAENEKKGLKPFTPVYTKDDAALTLALQSGRADAWFGPNVTGAWKAALTGKTKLVGSVDGGWPKAAHIAVTLKKGSGLVEPVQTALNGAIQQGDYDKVLKRWGEGVERIPASEINPAGLGD; encoded by the coding sequence ATGCAAAAAACATCCCTGCTGTTGGCTATCGCCCTGGCGTGGACGCCCCTTGCCTGGGCGAATGACGTTACCATCAACGGTACCGGCGTGAGCCTTGAGGCCAACAAAGCGCCGATCAATACGGCGAAAAATCCGCAGGCAATCGCGCAGTTACCTAAAGATTATCGATTTGCCGTTCCCGGTAAGTTTACCGTGGCAGTGGCGGCGCTTAACTCGCCGCCGCTGACGGTTTTTTCTGATGACAATAAAACCCTGCTCGGCAGTGAAGTCGACATTGCCCGCCTGGTCGCCGACAGCCTTGGGCTGGAGCTGAACGTAGTCCCGACGTCCTGGGAAGACTGGCCGCTCGGCGTGGCATCCGGGAAATATGATGCCGCGATCAGCAATATTACCGTCACCAAAGAGCGCAAAGAGAAATTCGATTTCGCCACCTACCGCAAAGACTCGCTGGGCTTTTATGTGAAGGCCAACAGCCCGATCAAATCGCTCACCCACGCGGAAGATATTGCCGGGTTGCGCATCGTCGTCGGTTCCGGCACCAATCAGGAAGCTATCCTGCTGGCGTGGAATGCTGAAAATGAGAAGAAAGGGCTGAAGCCGTTTACTCCGGTCTACACCAAGGATGATGCGGCGCTGACGCTGGCGCTGCAGTCCGGGCGGGCCGATGCCTGGTTTGGGCCGAATGTCACCGGGGCCTGGAAAGCGGCGCTAACCGGCAAAACGAAGCTGGTGGGCAGCGTTGACGGTGGCTGGCCGAAAGCGGCACACATTGCGGTGACGCTGAAAAAAGGCAGCGGCCTGGTAGAACCTGTTCAGACGGCGCTTAACGGTGCTATTCAGCAGGGCGACTATGACAAGGTGCTGAAGCGCTGGGGTGAGGGCGTGGAGCGTATTCCTGCCTCGGAAATTAACCCCGCCGGTTTAGGTGACTGA
- a CDS encoding monooxygenase — MSEKRQLRLGTILHGASGNMSAWRHPAAVADASINFEFVKQTALKAEEGKLDFIFVADGLYINEKSIPHFLNRFEPLTVLSALASVTRHLGLVGTLSTSYSDPFTTARQFASLDHLSNGRAGWNVVTSPLEGSAKNFSRTQHPEHALRYRIADEYLDVVKGLWDSWEADAFVRNKESGQFFAPEKLHALNHQGDFFQVAGPLNIGRTPQGRPILFQAGASEDGKKLAAKHADAIFTHHDSLLEAKAFYRDVKNQLEGQGREANSLHIFQGVSVIVGKDAADAEQQYQTTAALVSVTDALNYLGRYFEHHDFSQYPLDEPFPDIGDLGQNSFRSTTDEIKRNARERGLTLRQVALEAASPRPRFSGSPEQVADGLQQWFDDRAADGFIIQGGTPDTFPRFVEQVVPVLQARGLFRTEYPGTTLRESFGLAQPENRYGK; from the coding sequence ATGTCTGAAAAACGACAATTAAGACTGGGTACAATATTACATGGCGCCTCGGGGAATATGTCGGCCTGGCGCCATCCTGCTGCCGTAGCCGACGCCAGTATTAATTTTGAGTTCGTCAAACAAACGGCATTAAAAGCGGAAGAGGGAAAACTGGATTTTATCTTTGTCGCGGACGGACTTTATATTAACGAAAAATCTATCCCGCATTTTTTAAACCGCTTTGAGCCACTCACGGTATTGTCCGCGCTGGCGAGCGTGACCCGGCATTTGGGTCTGGTGGGCACATTGTCGACCTCCTATAGCGACCCGTTTACTACGGCGCGCCAGTTTGCGAGTCTCGACCACCTGAGCAACGGCCGTGCAGGCTGGAACGTGGTCACTTCTCCGCTGGAAGGCTCAGCTAAAAACTTCTCCAGAACCCAGCATCCTGAACATGCGCTGCGCTATCGCATCGCCGATGAATACCTCGACGTCGTGAAAGGGCTCTGGGACTCGTGGGAAGCCGATGCTTTTGTGCGTAATAAAGAGAGCGGGCAGTTTTTTGCCCCTGAAAAGCTGCACGCGCTCAATCATCAGGGCGATTTCTTCCAGGTTGCGGGGCCGTTAAACATTGGCCGCACGCCGCAGGGCAGGCCCATTCTGTTCCAGGCCGGCGCATCGGAAGACGGCAAAAAACTGGCGGCTAAACATGCCGATGCCATCTTCACGCACCACGACTCCCTCCTCGAGGCCAAAGCCTTTTACCGGGATGTGAAAAACCAGCTGGAAGGGCAAGGCCGTGAGGCTAACTCGCTGCATATTTTCCAGGGCGTGAGCGTCATCGTCGGCAAAGATGCTGCGGACGCCGAACAGCAATATCAGACCACCGCCGCGCTGGTGTCCGTCACCGATGCCCTGAACTACCTTGGCCGCTATTTTGAACACCATGACTTTAGCCAGTACCCGCTGGACGAGCCTTTCCCCGATATCGGAGACCTGGGCCAAAACAGCTTCCGTAGCACTACCGATGAGATCAAACGCAACGCCCGTGAGCGTGGGTTAACCCTGCGCCAGGTCGCCCTTGAGGCCGCCAGCCCAAGGCCGCGTTTTTCCGGATCGCCCGAGCAGGTGGCGGACGGCCTGCAGCAGTGGTTTGACGATCGAGCGGCCGACGGGTTCATCATCCAGGGCGGTACCCCGGACACCTTCCCGCGTTTTGTGGAGCAGGTTGTGCCGGTGCTTCAGGCGCGAGGCCTGTTCCGTACCGAATACCCTGGCACCACGCTGCGCGAGAGCTTTGGCCTTGCGCAACCCGAAAATCGCTACGGCAAATAA